In a single window of the Solea solea chromosome 14, fSolSol10.1, whole genome shotgun sequence genome:
- the npy7r gene encoding neuropeptide Y receptor Y7 yields MSPPDTSNSTEEEGEAGGTDSLALLNDSMGVHPPGFHTDITKHLGVQITLITAYSLIILLGLLGNALVIYMIIHYKNMRTVTNFFIANLALADLLVNTLCLPFTLVYTLLDEWKFGAVLCHMVPFAQALSVHVSILTMTVIALERYRCIVFHLNRRLTWHSSFLIMAFTWTMSAVLAAPLAIFREYRNEEIPSINLRIAVCSEKWPHGTSRDGVIYSLSMLLLQYIIPLAVISYAYICIWVKLKNHISPSSRNDSINRRKKTTKMLALVVVVFVICWLPFHVFQLASDLDLVLRFKEYKLIYTLFHIVAMCSTFINPLLYGWMNKNYRNGFLMVFRCEDKPDTFHPEGSFRTRSIRGMTLNGRNGGHPPTAV; encoded by the coding sequence ATGAGCCCACCAGACACATCCAACAGCACAGAAGAGGAAGGGGAGGCTGGTGGAACCGATTCCCTGGCTCTGCTTAATGACAGCATGGGTGTACACCCACCTGGTTTCCACACTGACATCACCAAGCACCTTGGCGTTCAGATCACGCTGATAACGGCGTATTCGCTAATCATTCTGCTGGGGCTGCTGGGCAATGCTCTCGTCATCTACATGATTATTCACTACAAAAACATGCGAACAGTGACCAACTTCTTCATAGCGAACCTGGCCCTTGCGGACCTCTTGGTGAACACTCTGTGCCTGCCTTTCACTCTGGTCTACACTCTGTTAGATGAGTGGAAGTTTGGGGCTGTGTTGTGCCACATGGTGCCCTTTGCCCAGGCCCTCAGTGTGCACGTGTCCATCCTTACCATGACTGTCATTGCTTTGGAGCGTTACCGCTGCATCGTTTTCCACCTCAATCGGCGGCTCACGTGGCATTCCAGCTTCCTCATCATGGCCTTCACCTGGACTATGTCTGCTGTCTTGGCTGCACCCTTGGCCATCTTCAGAGAGTACCGCAACGAAGAGATACCTTCCATCAACCTGCGTATTGCTGTCTGCTCTGAGAAGTGGCCCCATGGCACCAGCAGGGATGGAGTCATTTACAGCCTCTCAATGCTGCTCCTACAGTACATTATCCCTTTAGCCGTCATTAGCTATGCCTACATCTGCATCTGGGTCAAACTGAAGAATCATATCAGTCCATCCAGTCGCAATGACAGCATCAACCGCCGCAAAAAGACCACCAAGATGTTGgcgctggtggtggtggtgtttgtCATCTGCTGGCTGCCCTTCCATGTGTTTCAGTTGGCCAGTGATCTGGACCTGGTTCTCAGGTTCAAGGAGTACAAACTGATATACACGCTGTTCCACATCGTGGCTATGTGCTCCACATTTATCAACCCTCTTCTGTATGGGTGGATGAATAAAAATTACCGTAACGGCTTCCTTATGGTCTTCCGTTGTGAGGATAAGCCGGACACTTTCCACCCAGAGGGTTCGTTCCGGACACGTTCCATAAGAGGGATGACTCTGAATGGCCGTAATGGTGGGCACCCTCCAACTGCTGTATGA